Proteins from one Sphaeramia orbicularis chromosome 17, fSphaOr1.1, whole genome shotgun sequence genomic window:
- the LOC115436829 gene encoding uncharacterized protein LOC115436829, translated as MDCNKFAGRFVTFPFRHHPRQMKSTFCSMEEPKKSRGDQFFTPVPRQPQRFPPSSGVQVAPIWSQCGRLTPITGVQAAPVPTERGIGHLPPITGVKAAPVLRSHFLPSAGVQVFPVGSQCGRPTPITGVQVAPANLHKVSMGRRCGCLDPVTRVQAAPVPTERGIGHLPPITGVKAAPVLRSHFLPSAGVQVFPVGSQCGRPTPITGVQVAPANLHKVSMGRWCGCLDPITRVQAASVPSERGIGRLPPIAGVEAAPVLRSHFLPSAGVQVAPANLRKFSMGRWCGCLDPITRVQAAPVHSGGQ; from the exons ATGGACTGTAATAAATTCGCTGGAAGATTTGTAACGTTCCCTTTTCGTCATCATCCGAGACAGATGAAGTCGACTTTCTGCAGCATGGAAGAG CCAAAGAAGAGCAGAGGAGACCAATTCTTCACCCCCGTCCCCCGTCAACCCCAGCGCTTTCCCCCCAGCAGTGGGGTTCAGGTGGCCCCTATATGGAGTCAGTGTGGCCGCCTGACCCCCATCACTGGGGTTCAGGCAGCCCCCGTCCCTACGGAGCGAGGGATTGGTCACCTTCCCCCCATCACTGGGGTTAAGGCGGCCCCTGTCCTCCGCAGCCACTTCCTCCCCAGCGCTGGAGTTCAGGTGTTCCCTGTTGGGAGTCAGTGTGGCCGCCCGACCCCCATCACTGGGGTTCAGGTGGCCCCAGCCAATCTCCACAAAGTCTCCATGGGGAGACGGTGTGGCTGCTTGGACCCCGTCACTAGGGTTCAGGCAGCCCCCGTCCCCACGGAACGAGGGATCGGTCACCTTCCCCCCATCACTGGGGTTAAGGCGGCCCCTGTCCTCCGCAGCCACTTCCTCCCCAGCGCTGGAGTTCAGGTGTTCCCTGTTGGGAGTCAGTGTGGCCGCCCGACCCCCATCACTGGGGTTCAGGTGGCCCCAGCCAATCTCCACAAAGTCTCCATGGGGAGATGGTGTGGCTGCTTGGACCCCATCACTAGGGTTCAGGCAGCCTCCGTCCCTTCGGAGCGAGGGATCGGTCGCCTTCCCCCCATTGCTGGGGTTGAGGCGGCCCCTGTCCTCCGCAGCCACTTTCTCCCCAGCGCTGGGGTTCAAGTGGCCCCAGCCAATCTCCGCAAATTCTCCATGGGGAGATGGTGTGGCTGCTTGGACCCCATCACTAGGGTTCAGGCAGCCCCCGTCCACTCTGGTGGCCAATGA